In the Bacteroidales bacterium genome, one interval contains:
- a CDS encoding carbamoyl phosphate synthase large subunit produces KKAVLLSSGDTRSKVELLNPCRLLIKKGLKIYATQGTHDFLKKNSIQSEVLHWPDDKRQPNSLDFLKERKIDFVVNIPKNLSSDELNNDYTIRRTAIDLNIPLITNARLANAFITAFCSLELEEISIQSMGSYFA; encoded by the coding sequence CAAAGAAAGCAGTTTTACTTTCATCAGGTGATACACGTTCAAAAGTGGAGCTGCTAAATCCTTGCAGATTACTTATTAAAAAAGGATTGAAGATATACGCTACTCAGGGAACTCATGATTTCTTAAAGAAAAACAGTATTCAGTCGGAAGTTTTACATTGGCCTGATGATAAACGTCAACCCAACTCTCTAGACTTTTTAAAAGAACGCAAAATTGATTTTGTGGTGAATATTCCTAAAAACTTATCGAGCGATGAATTGAATAATGATTATACTATCCGAAGAACAGCAATCGACTTGAATATTCCTCTAATCACCAATGCGCGGTTAGCCAATGCTTTTATCACCGCTTTCTGCTCTTTAGAACTTGAAGAAATAAGTATTCAGTCGATGGGATCATATTTTGCTTAG